CGGAGGTGGCGGACATGGCGCAGCTCCGGCTCAGCCAGGCGACGGCGGAGACGCTGCCGCCCCGCAGATGCTCGCCCGACTCCTGGAGGCGGCGGGCCATGGCGGAGAACTCGCCCTCCAGGGCGTCGATCAGGCCGCGCAGGCCCTTGGCGTCGACGCGGCGCTCGTCGCGATGCTGGAATTTGCGCACCGCGAGCGCCAGCTCCTCAAGGTCTGTGCCCCCGACCCCCAACATGCGACCATGCCACCAAACATCCGTTCGGGCGTCAAGCGGCAAAAGGCTGTAAATCACGAAAAAGCTCTCGCTCCACAGCGGTACCGGGCCCGCGCCCCTCACCCTGACCCTCTCCCCGCAGGGGAGAGGGGGATCTTCCCCCACCGACATCGCTTGTGGGCCTCCCAGACCCCACGCGCACCCCCACACGCTCTGGGCCGCCAGGCCTGCCCCCAGACTCCGGATGCCGGCGCGCTGCTACGGGCGCTCCAGCTTCAGGGTCAGGAGCTTGAATGGGGTGAGCTCCAGCTCGATCGTGCCGTCCCGCACCACGACCTCGCGGCGCTCTCTCTCCAGCAGGTCGCACAGCGTCGCCCGCGTGGCGGGCAGGGTGGTGGCCAGGCGGGCCCGGCATCGACCTCCCCAAGCCTCGTAGAGCCGGACCACCACCGCGTCCGAATCCTCAGCGCGCTTGATCGTCTCGACCACGACCTGCGGTGTGTCGACCTCGATCAGCGAGCGTCGCTCGCCGGCACGCTTCTGGCTGCTCACGACCCGCAGCGGCGCGTTGAGGTCTTCGGCGGCCGCGATGACGCCGGCCTGGCGAAAGTCGCCGGGGTGGGGCATGAGGGCATAGGTGAAGCGGTGCCGGCCCCTGTCCGCCGTCGGGTCGGGGTGCGTGGGCGCTCGCAGCAGCGACAGCCGCATCACCGAGCCCAGGATGTCGTACCCGTACTTGCAGTCGTTGAGCAGCGCCACGCCGTAACCGGCTTCGCCGAGGTCCGCCCATCGCTGCGCGCACACCTCGAAACGCGCCGCGTCCCAGCTCGTGTTGGTGTGCGTCGGCCGTTCGAGGTGGCCAAACTGGATCTCGTAGGTCGCGTGCGGCGACCTCACCGCGACCGGGAACGCGACCTTCAAGAACTTGTGCTCCTCCTGCCAATCGACATCGGTCTCGAACCGAAGCACCCGCGATCCGGCATCGAGCACCATGCGCTGGCGAATGGTCGACGCACCGGACCTCCGCACCCACCTGACCGCGGCGCGCAGCGGACCGCCCTGCTCAACCTCCTCGGACGCCAGTGCCACCAGGTCGGCATGGTGCTGGCGGTAGCTGAGGTCGACATCCCATGCATCCCACCGGGCCGGGTGGTCGTCATGCAGCTGCAAGAGATTGCCTCGGGCTCGGTCCGCCAGCACCTCACGCCCGGCCCCCTTGTCCCAGATCGAGGTCAAGAGCCCGTTCTCGTCCCACCGCACCTGGAGCAGGTCGTTCTCCAGCTTCCGGCCGGACACGCCGACCTCTCCGCCGGCCGCGATGCCGGAGGCCTCGTGCACCGCCCACCCGCTCGCCGGCGCATCCACCATAACCGGCCCGCCGCCCGCCTCCACCACCTCACGCCGATGGTGCGAGTTGACGTTGAAGACGGCCATCCTTGGGCCAGTGCCGGCGAGCCGTGAGCGGGCGGCGGCGGAGATGCCGCCGGCGTTCTCGATCACCCGCTCGAGCTCGCTCTCGGCCTGCTCGTACACCCAGTCGATGCTCGACCCGGGGAGGATGTCGTGGAACTGGTTGAGCAGCAGCCGCTGCCACAGGTCCTGCAGCTCGCCCGCCGGGTATTTGCCGGCCGCGGCCACCGACCACATCTCCGCTTCGCGCAGCGCCTGCTCGGCCCGCCGGTTGAGCCGCTTGACGCGCGACTGCGTCGTGTAGGTTCCGCGATGGAGCTCGAAGTACAGCTCTCCGACCCACGTGGTCAGGTGTCGTGCTTCGGCCGCGGCCGATTCGAAGAAGTCGCGCGCCCGCCCCAGCTCGACGCGCGGGGCGCCGTCGAGGTCGCGCAGCCGGTGCGCGGCCTCGAGCATGTCGGGCTCCGGCCCTCCACCTCCGTCGCC
Above is a window of bacterium DNA encoding:
- a CDS encoding alpha-mannosidase is translated as MMSDSVAPSDPDRLRQVLERRLLRAIHRGSAPLELTAFCVRGEPISFEAARRGEYRPFRVGDAWGPPWSTTWFRVRGQVPDGWPGREAQDPSRDLFSQGKRASVVALFDLGFTGDTGFTCEALAWKDGRPWRGVDPNHRWLPVEGPEIDFHLEAAANPTATVSGPEPAPSMIALRTSAQKAFTLRQAELMIQDEGMRRLALDFKVLLELALALPEGDRRRREIMAALHRFADRIELGLEAGCTPDAGRELAELLSRPSDSPHSITAIGHAHIDTAWLWPLREARRKCARSFSTALALMDEHPDYRFACSQPAQYAWMKVSYPDIYRRMRAKVTSGQWEPVGAMWVEADCNLPSGESLVRQLLHGKRFFLKEFGYEVKELWLPDVFGYPGSLPQLIAEAGCDCFLTQKLSWNELNKPEHHTFMWEGIDGTRVFTHFPPADTYNGDFTAGQVVRSEANFKDAERSSRSLYLFGWGDGGGGPEPDMLEAAHRLRDLDGAPRVELGRARDFFESAAAEARHLTTWVGELYFELHRGTYTTQSRVKRLNRRAEQALREAEMWSVAAAGKYPAGELQDLWQRLLLNQFHDILPGSSIDWVYEQAESELERVIENAGGISAAARSRLAGTGPRMAVFNVNSHHRREVVEAGGGPVMVDAPASGWAVHEASGIAAGGEVGVSGRKLENDLLQVRWDENGLLTSIWDKGAGREVLADRARGNLLQLHDDHPARWDAWDVDLSYRQHHADLVALASEEVEQGGPLRAAVRWVRRSGASTIRQRMVLDAGSRVLRFETDVDWQEEHKFLKVAFPVAVRSPHATYEIQFGHLERPTHTNTSWDAARFEVCAQRWADLGEAGYGVALLNDCKYGYDILGSVMRLSLLRAPTHPDPTADRGRHRFTYALMPHPGDFRQAGVIAAAEDLNAPLRVVSSQKRAGERRSLIEVDTPQVVVETIKRAEDSDAVVVRLYEAWGGRCRARLATTLPATRATLCDLLERERREVVVRDGTIELELTPFKLLTLKLERP